In a single window of the Delftia tsuruhatensis genome:
- a CDS encoding tetrathionate reductase subunit A — protein MTDKKKLPQAPEDRLDAEAARRRLLLRGGLTAGGLAAFAAGYGETLARGAKGLVAGTSGTPTASATRGNSLTPEFRIDPATGALSTQPGQVVSPSSCLGCWTQCGVRVRVDTAGNRILRVAGNPYHPLATTRPAAMEEPVREVYARLGKELGLEGRATSCARGSSMLEHQSAPHRVLTPLKRVGPRGSGRWQRISFEQLVQEVCEGGDLFGEGQVEGLRAIWDTRTPLDADNPEFGPRANQLLVTDASNEGRAQLLRRFAGPAFGTVNVSNHGAYCGQSFRVGAAAALGDLPGMPHGKPDWSRASFGLFIGAAPAQSGNPFQRQGRELAEARSREDNRFRYVVVSPVLPTSSSLAAGSGNRWLAVKPASDLALAMALIRVILDETRYDSVFLSQPGPAAMQAAGEASWSNATHLLVNEPGHPRHGSFLRGADLGWALPAPAEEGKPAQDVFVVQRADGSLAPHTQAEPAQLMVRTRVAVPGLKAEGADQAPELPVCSSLAKLHEQASLKTLDEYAALCGVARGEIETLAREFTSHGKRAVADAHGGTMSGSGFYTAYAISMLNTLVGNLNVQGGLVLDAGPFGPFGPGPRYDFANFDGKAKPRGLALSRHRQPYEKSAEFQRKREGQPGDSKAYPAAQAPWYPAVGGLSSEMLASALAGYPYRAKVWINHMSNPVYGIAGFRNALVDDLKDPKKLPLIVSIDPFINETSALADFIVPDTVTYESWGISAPWADVVAKTSTVRWPVVEPAVARTAEGRPVNVESFLFAVAARLGLPGFGEGAIKDAQGRPLALHSAEDFFIHALANVAFAGDKAVPAASDDDMAITGVDRLVPALRQRLKEDEWRQVAMLLTRGGRFDRLDDAWKDGQVRKAHPHALQVWSEELARMRHAMTGERYSGCPTWYPARLADGSAMRTHFGEDQWPMLLTSYKSNLMSSMSIAVSRLRQVHPHNPVSLHREDAQRLGIANGDTVRIRTPGGAVTAVAMVRDGVMPGTVAMEHGYGHRELGAGRHSIDGQPMAVNAEHANGVNLNDLGFADPTRAGCKNVWVDWVSGAAVRQGLPARIEKI, from the coding sequence ATGACCGACAAGAAGAAACTCCCCCAAGCTCCCGAAGACCGGCTGGATGCCGAGGCCGCCCGCCGCCGCCTGCTGCTGCGCGGTGGCCTCACCGCCGGTGGGCTGGCCGCCTTTGCGGCCGGCTACGGCGAGACGCTGGCGCGCGGCGCCAAGGGCCTGGTGGCAGGCACCTCGGGCACGCCCACGGCCAGCGCCACGCGCGGCAATTCGCTGACGCCGGAGTTCCGCATCGACCCGGCCACAGGAGCGCTCTCCACCCAGCCCGGCCAGGTGGTCAGCCCCTCCAGCTGCCTGGGCTGCTGGACGCAGTGCGGCGTGCGCGTGCGTGTCGATACGGCCGGCAACCGCATCCTGCGCGTGGCAGGCAACCCCTACCACCCGTTGGCCACCACGCGGCCAGCCGCCATGGAAGAACCCGTGCGCGAGGTCTACGCCAGGCTGGGCAAGGAGCTGGGCCTGGAGGGCCGGGCTACGTCCTGCGCGCGCGGCTCGTCCATGCTGGAGCACCAGAGTGCGCCGCACCGCGTGCTCACCCCGCTCAAGCGCGTGGGCCCGCGCGGCAGCGGCCGCTGGCAGCGCATTTCCTTCGAGCAGCTGGTGCAGGAAGTCTGCGAGGGCGGTGACCTGTTCGGCGAAGGCCAGGTCGAGGGCCTGCGCGCCATCTGGGATACCAGGACACCGCTGGACGCGGACAACCCCGAGTTCGGCCCGCGCGCCAACCAGCTGCTGGTGACCGACGCCTCCAACGAAGGCCGCGCCCAGCTGCTGCGGCGTTTCGCGGGGCCGGCCTTCGGCACGGTGAACGTCAGCAACCACGGCGCCTACTGCGGCCAGAGTTTCCGCGTGGGCGCGGCAGCGGCGCTGGGCGACCTGCCCGGCATGCCGCACGGCAAGCCCGACTGGAGCCGTGCCAGCTTCGGCCTGTTCATCGGCGCGGCGCCTGCGCAGTCCGGCAACCCCTTCCAGCGCCAGGGCCGCGAGCTGGCCGAGGCCCGCTCGCGCGAGGACAACCGTTTCCGCTACGTGGTGGTCTCTCCCGTGCTGCCGACCTCGTCCAGCCTGGCTGCGGGCAGCGGCAACCGCTGGCTGGCCGTCAAGCCGGCCAGCGACCTGGCCCTGGCCATGGCGCTGATCCGCGTCATCCTGGACGAGACGCGTTATGACTCGGTCTTCCTGTCCCAGCCCGGCCCCGCCGCCATGCAGGCGGCGGGTGAGGCGTCCTGGAGCAATGCCACGCACCTGCTGGTCAACGAGCCCGGCCACCCGCGCCATGGCAGCTTTCTGCGCGGTGCGGACCTGGGCTGGGCCCTGCCTGCACCGGCCGAAGAGGGCAAGCCGGCCCAGGACGTGTTCGTGGTGCAGCGCGCCGACGGCAGCCTGGCGCCCCACACCCAGGCCGAGCCTGCACAGCTGATGGTGCGCACCCGCGTGGCCGTGCCCGGCCTGAAGGCCGAAGGCGCGGACCAGGCCCCCGAGCTGCCGGTCTGCTCCTCCCTGGCCAAGCTGCATGAGCAGGCCAGCCTGAAGACGCTGGATGAATACGCCGCGCTGTGCGGCGTGGCGCGCGGCGAGATCGAGACACTGGCGCGCGAGTTCACCAGCCATGGCAAGCGCGCCGTGGCCGATGCGCATGGCGGCACCATGAGCGGCTCGGGCTTTTACACCGCCTACGCCATCAGCATGCTCAACACGCTGGTGGGCAACCTCAACGTGCAGGGCGGCCTGGTGCTGGACGCCGGCCCCTTCGGGCCCTTCGGCCCCGGCCCGCGCTATGACTTCGCCAACTTCGACGGCAAGGCCAAGCCGCGCGGCCTGGCGCTGTCGCGCCACCGCCAGCCCTACGAGAAAAGCGCGGAGTTCCAGCGCAAGCGCGAGGGCCAGCCCGGGGACAGCAAGGCCTACCCCGCCGCCCAGGCCCCGTGGTACCCGGCCGTGGGCGGCCTGTCCAGCGAGATGCTGGCCAGCGCGCTGGCCGGCTACCCCTATCGCGCCAAGGTGTGGATCAACCACATGAGCAATCCCGTCTACGGCATAGCCGGCTTTCGCAATGCGCTGGTGGACGATCTCAAGGACCCGAAGAAGCTGCCGCTGATCGTCTCCATCGACCCCTTCATCAACGAGACCAGCGCGCTGGCCGACTTCATCGTGCCCGACACCGTGACCTATGAAAGCTGGGGCATCTCGGCGCCCTGGGCCGACGTGGTGGCCAAGACCTCCACCGTGCGCTGGCCGGTGGTGGAGCCCGCCGTGGCACGCACGGCCGAGGGCCGCCCCGTGAATGTGGAGAGCTTCCTGTTCGCCGTGGCCGCCAGGCTGGGCCTGCCGGGCTTTGGCGAAGGCGCCATCAAGGATGCCCAGGGCCGGCCGCTGGCCCTGCACTCGGCCGAGGACTTCTTCATCCATGCGCTGGCCAACGTCGCCTTCGCCGGCGACAAGGCCGTGCCCGCGGCCAGCGACGACGACATGGCCATCACCGGCGTGGACCGCCTGGTGCCCGCGCTGCGCCAGCGTCTGAAGGAGGACGAATGGCGCCAGGTGGCCATGCTGCTGACACGCGGCGGGCGCTTCGACAGACTCGACGATGCCTGGAAGGACGGCCAGGTGCGCAAGGCCCATCCGCATGCACTGCAGGTCTGGAGCGAGGAGCTGGCCCGCATGCGCCACGCCATGACGGGCGAGCGCTACAGCGGCTGCCCCACCTGGTATCCGGCGCGACTGGCCGACGGCAGCGCCATGCGCACGCATTTCGGCGAGGACCAATGGCCGATGCTGCTGACCTCGTACAAATCCAACCTCATGAGCTCCATGTCGATCGCGGTCTCGCGGCTGCGCCAGGTGCATCCGCACAACCCGGTCTCCCTGCACCGCGAGGACGCGCAACGGCTGGGCATCGCCAACGGCGACACGGTGCGCATCCGCACGCCGGGCGGCGCGGTGACGGCCGTGGCCATGGTGCGCGACGGCGTGATGCCGGGCACGGTGGCCATGGAGCACGGCTACGGACACCGGGAGCTGGGCGCGGGCCGGCACAGCATCGATGGCCAGCCCATGGCCGTCAACGCCGAACACGCCAACGGCGTGAACCTCAACGACCTGGGCTTTGCCGATCCGACACGGGCCGGCTGCAAGAACGTGTGGGTGGACTGGGTGTCCGGCGCCGCCGTGCGCCAGGGCCTGCCCGCGCGGATCGAGAAAATCTGA
- the nrfD gene encoding NrfD/PsrC family molybdoenzyme membrane anchor subunit, with the protein MQIIELLTPAYESAWLPWAVQYFFLAGIATGAALLAAACAWAPRASAMARLLPAAVLVLAVSAIAAPVSLLADLHQPARFWHFYAHFTPWSWMSVGALLLPVFVGLALAFVLAWWLGRPQWLRWLAPLLAVSALTITAYTGAELMAVRSRPLWNTLWVPLNLALTGWLATVGCMLVTARFLPARQRPDVGALQALRVLGLALALCLLAMVAIWTVAGWLGQGRSFQAALQLWQQFPVWRLSMLGSAVAGAALLWALAQGATRMACPRYTLALGLGLAAAAWAFRWALFMGVQGVPKYGAGLYIYHMPLGGDGLLGMLGVAGLCVALVTLATWALELFPARSASARAV; encoded by the coding sequence ATGCAGATCATCGAACTCCTGACCCCTGCCTACGAATCGGCCTGGCTGCCCTGGGCCGTGCAGTACTTCTTCCTGGCCGGCATTGCCACGGGCGCCGCCCTGCTGGCCGCCGCCTGCGCATGGGCACCACGCGCCAGCGCCATGGCGCGCCTGCTGCCTGCCGCCGTGCTGGTGCTGGCCGTGAGCGCCATCGCGGCGCCCGTGTCGCTGCTGGCCGACCTGCACCAGCCCGCACGCTTCTGGCATTTCTATGCGCACTTCACGCCCTGGTCGTGGATGTCGGTGGGCGCCCTGCTGCTGCCGGTCTTCGTGGGACTGGCGCTGGCCTTCGTGCTGGCCTGGTGGCTGGGCCGGCCGCAGTGGCTGCGCTGGCTGGCACCGCTGCTGGCCGTGTCGGCACTGACCATCACCGCCTATACCGGCGCCGAGCTGATGGCCGTGCGCTCGCGCCCGCTGTGGAACACGCTGTGGGTGCCGCTGAACCTGGCGCTCACGGGCTGGCTGGCCACCGTGGGCTGCATGCTGGTGACGGCACGCTTTCTGCCCGCCCGCCAACGCCCCGATGTCGGCGCCCTGCAGGCCCTGCGCGTGCTGGGCCTGGCGCTGGCGCTGTGCCTGCTGGCCATGGTGGCGATCTGGACCGTTGCCGGCTGGCTGGGCCAGGGCCGCTCCTTCCAGGCAGCGCTGCAGCTGTGGCAGCAGTTCCCGGTCTGGCGGCTGAGCATGCTGGGCTCGGCCGTGGCGGGCGCCGCCTTGCTGTGGGCGCTGGCCCAGGGCGCAACGCGCATGGCCTGCCCGCGCTACACGCTGGCCCTGGGGCTGGGCCTGGCCGCCGCCGCCTGGGCCTTTCGCTGGGCCCTGTTCATGGGTGTGCAGGGCGTGCCCAAGTACGGCGCGGGCCTGTACATCTACCACATGCCGCTGGGCGGCGACGGCCTGCTGGGCATGCTGGGCGTGGCCGGCCTGTGCGTTGCGCTGGTGACGCTGGCGACCTGGGCGCTGGAGCTGTTCCCCGCGCGCTCGGCATCGGCCCGCGCCGTCTGA
- the dsbG gene encoding thiol:disulfide interchange protein DsbG encodes MRIRKLPSLIGFLGILATLAQPTFANELPSQEFLAQQGLTLVGPLPAVGGLKAWAAYRDRQPVPIYRMPDGKHWILGTVIDAQGSDVNAQALQAAVQKPMGEQLWSDVQRTQAVADGRADAPRTVYVFTDPNCPYCNQLWNEARPWVESGQVQLRHVLVGILKPSSEGKAAAILGARQPEQALAEHARAYARAGRAGGESAGVTPLASIPQALRQSLANHASLMSTWGLRATPALIWKDDKGLVQVRTGLPPGLLEEVMGTRPRK; translated from the coding sequence ATGAGAATCCGCAAACTGCCCTCCCTCATTGGATTTCTGGGAATCCTGGCAACCCTGGCCCAGCCGACCTTTGCCAACGAGCTGCCATCGCAGGAATTCCTGGCCCAGCAGGGCCTGACCCTGGTGGGACCGCTGCCCGCCGTGGGCGGCCTCAAGGCCTGGGCCGCCTACCGTGACCGCCAGCCGGTTCCCATCTACCGCATGCCCGATGGCAAGCACTGGATCCTGGGCACGGTGATCGATGCCCAGGGGAGCGACGTGAATGCCCAGGCCCTGCAGGCAGCGGTGCAAAAACCCATGGGCGAGCAGCTGTGGAGCGATGTGCAGCGCACGCAGGCCGTTGCCGACGGGCGCGCCGACGCGCCGCGCACGGTCTATGTCTTCACCGATCCCAACTGCCCCTACTGCAACCAGTTGTGGAACGAAGCCCGCCCCTGGGTGGAGTCCGGCCAGGTGCAGTTGCGCCATGTGCTGGTGGGCATCCTCAAGCCCAGCAGCGAGGGAAAGGCCGCCGCCATCCTCGGCGCGCGCCAGCCCGAGCAGGCGCTGGCCGAGCATGCGCGCGCCTATGCCAGGGCCGGCCGCGCCGGCGGAGAAAGCGCCGGCGTCACGCCACTGGCCTCCATACCGCAGGCCCTGCGGCAGTCCCTGGCCAACCACGCATCGCTGATGTCCACCTGGGGGCTGCGCGCCACGCCCGCCCTCATCTGGAAGGACGACAAAGGGCTGGTGCAGGTGCGTACGGGACTGCCGCCAGGGCTGCTCGAAGAGGTCATGGGAACGCGGCCCAGGAAATGA
- the dsrO gene encoding sulfate reduction electron transfer complex DsrMKJOP subunit DsrO — translation MPKPSHAPGDCSRTPCSPGSTPTVFEQQPAESKRGFLQDLLAAAMAAVALPVAAAMPGSPGFQPPRRPGEAGRRYGMLVDLRRCIGCQACTVSCSMENLPPLGQFRTTVLQYEVQHAGNEDLPPAMLNLPRLCNHCDNPPCVPVCPVQATFQRSDGIVLVDNERCVGCGYCVQACPYDARFINHETQTADKCTFCEHRLEAGLLPACVESCVGGARVIGDLNDEGSEIRQRMREHAKDLKVLKPAMGTDPHVYYLGLPDAFVEGVDGQASVRLVASH, via the coding sequence ATGCCAAAACCCTCCCATGCCCCCGGCGATTGCAGCCGCACGCCTTGCAGCCCGGGAAGTACCCCCACCGTATTCGAACAACAACCCGCAGAAAGCAAGCGCGGTTTTTTGCAGGATCTGCTCGCTGCGGCCATGGCTGCCGTGGCCCTGCCCGTGGCGGCGGCCATGCCGGGGTCGCCGGGATTCCAGCCACCGCGTCGCCCGGGCGAGGCGGGCAGGCGCTACGGCATGCTGGTGGACCTGCGCCGGTGCATCGGCTGCCAGGCCTGCACGGTGAGCTGCTCCATGGAAAACCTGCCGCCGCTGGGCCAGTTCCGCACCACGGTGCTGCAGTACGAGGTGCAGCACGCGGGCAACGAGGACCTGCCCCCGGCCATGCTCAACCTGCCGCGCCTGTGCAACCACTGCGACAACCCGCCCTGCGTGCCGGTCTGCCCCGTGCAGGCCACCTTCCAGCGCAGCGACGGCATCGTGCTGGTGGACAACGAGCGCTGCGTGGGCTGCGGCTACTGCGTGCAGGCCTGTCCCTATGACGCGCGCTTCATCAACCATGAGACGCAGACCGCGGACAAGTGCACCTTCTGCGAGCACCGGCTGGAGGCCGGCCTGCTGCCGGCCTGCGTGGAAAGCTGCGTGGGCGGTGCGCGCGTGATCGGCGACCTCAACGACGAGGGCAGCGAGATCCGCCAGCGCATGCGCGAGCACGCCAAGGACCTCAAGGTGCTCAAGCCCGCCATGGGCACGGACCCGCATGTGTACTACCTGGGCTTGCCCGACGCCTTCGTCGAGGGCGTGGACGGACAGGCCAGCGTGCGTCTGGTCGCATCCCACTGA
- a CDS encoding TlpA family protein disulfide reductase: MPLRHLSGTLLQSCALLVASAAQVHAASLNALRLPPSLSLGPLTLPMGVVVAMLAWLLGQQLAAHSQKRSGQPVAALLWQCALAGLAAARLAYVTQWWSEYAPASRDWLELPAAVGRGLDIRDGGWNLWAGLLAALLWMLWQSRKSLALRRAAALPLGAGGAVLAVGALLQALPADDAPSLPAFTLVNAQARPISLRQLQQAEGRPMVINLWATWCPPCRREMPVLAQAQQQRPDVRFIWINQGESAETVTGYLRRTQTTAPLPPEQVLLDPRQQAGGHWRQQGLPSTYFYGADGRQCGMRMGELSRASLAEHLKDCS, encoded by the coding sequence ATGCCTTTGCGTCACCTCTCCGGAACATTGCTGCAATCGTGCGCCCTGCTGGTGGCCTCGGCCGCCCAGGTGCACGCCGCCTCGCTGAACGCCTTGCGTCTGCCGCCCAGCCTGTCCCTGGGGCCGCTGACCCTGCCCATGGGCGTGGTGGTGGCGATGCTGGCGTGGCTGCTGGGGCAGCAGCTGGCCGCCCACAGCCAAAAGCGCAGCGGCCAGCCCGTGGCTGCGCTGCTGTGGCAATGCGCGCTGGCCGGCCTTGCGGCGGCGCGACTGGCCTATGTGACGCAATGGTGGAGCGAATATGCACCCGCCTCGCGGGACTGGCTCGAACTGCCGGCCGCCGTGGGCCGTGGCCTGGACATCCGCGACGGCGGCTGGAATCTCTGGGCCGGCCTGCTGGCCGCGCTGCTGTGGATGCTGTGGCAAAGCCGCAAGTCCTTGGCCCTGCGCCGCGCCGCCGCGCTGCCGCTGGGTGCGGGCGGCGCCGTGCTGGCCGTGGGCGCCCTGCTCCAGGCCTTGCCGGCGGACGATGCGCCATCGCTGCCCGCCTTCACCCTGGTCAATGCACAGGCCCGGCCCATCTCGCTGCGGCAACTGCAGCAGGCCGAGGGCCGACCCATGGTCATCAACCTCTGGGCCACCTGGTGCCCGCCCTGCCGGCGCGAGATGCCCGTGCTGGCCCAGGCGCAGCAGCAGCGGCCCGATGTACGCTTCATCTGGATCAACCAGGGCGAGAGCGCAGAGACCGTGACGGGCTATCTGCGGCGCACGCAGACGACGGCCCCCTTGCCGCCGGAGCAGGTGCTGCTCGATCCCCGGCAGCAGGCCGGCGGCCATTGGCGACAGCAGGGCCTTCCCTCCACCTATTTCTATGGCGCCGACGGCAGGCAATGCGGCATGCGCATGGGCGAACTGTCGCGCGCCAGTCTGGCCGAGCATCTGAAGGACTGTTCATGA
- a CDS encoding c-type cytochrome — MIRMNKQTLSRSCIAIGICMLTASAWAQDASRPKTAAATAPAPATASAVQGNSAAGQKIAQSGTPQGAAACATCHGAKGEGMAGFPALAGQHAGYLARQLQHLAEGSRQAPVMAPMAKALSVQERADVAAYYASLPLPIKPVRGALPKGKDDDGAWLVERGRWADGIPACAQCHGPGGVGVGAEFPAIGHLAADYMQSQIDAWNKGQREAGPLGLMGKVAQKLTAQDIQAVAAYYARLHNAAAAPAAPAKP; from the coding sequence ATGATCCGCATGAACAAACAGACCCTGTCCCGGTCGTGCATCGCCATCGGCATCTGCATGCTGACGGCCAGCGCCTGGGCGCAAGATGCTTCCAGGCCCAAGACGGCTGCAGCCACGGCGCCTGCGCCCGCAACTGCGTCGGCCGTGCAGGGCAACTCCGCCGCTGGCCAGAAAATCGCCCAGTCGGGCACGCCCCAGGGTGCGGCGGCATGTGCCACCTGCCACGGCGCCAAGGGCGAGGGCATGGCCGGCTTTCCGGCCCTGGCCGGCCAGCATGCCGGCTACCTGGCACGCCAGCTCCAGCACCTGGCCGAGGGCAGCCGCCAGGCCCCGGTGATGGCTCCCATGGCCAAGGCCCTGTCGGTCCAGGAGCGTGCCGACGTGGCCGCCTACTACGCCAGCCTCCCATTGCCGATCAAGCCCGTGCGCGGCGCCTTGCCCAAGGGCAAGGATGACGACGGGGCCTGGCTGGTCGAACGCGGCCGCTGGGCCGACGGCATTCCCGCCTGCGCCCAATGCCACGGCCCGGGCGGCGTCGGCGTGGGGGCGGAGTTCCCCGCCATCGGCCACCTGGCGGCCGACTACATGCAAAGCCAGATCGATGCCTGGAACAAGGGGCAGCGCGAAGCCGGCCCGCTGGGCCTGATGGGCAAGGTTGCGCAAAAGCTCACGGCCCAGGACATCCAGGCCGTGGCGGCCTACTACGCCCGCCTGCACAACGCCGCCGCAGCCCCTGCGGCGCCTGCCAAACCCTGA
- a CDS encoding c-type cytochrome, protein MSDTQASRPSGGSNIAEYAVVACLFTGLAGALWYGMHISRPATPAVPAPVAAAPAAVARPEALAVKAAAEGGVFAPPGARDIPDTPMGEWIRRGEAIFLRTPANAVGFSGNTLNCVNCHLDAGRLAGAAPMWGAYPLYPAYRKKTNHVDTFAERVRGCFMYSMNGKAPDDGHDILVALEAYAYWMAQKAPTGEKLPGAGFTKVGKAAQEPSFERGAKVYEAKCALCHGTQGQGQEAGGVTVFPPLWGRQSYNWGAGMHEVDKAANFIKNNMPYGNPTLDDQQAWDVATYINSMERPQDPRFTGNVADTRKQFHDTPYSLYGTEADGRLLKGL, encoded by the coding sequence ATGTCCGACACACAAGCCTCCCGCCCATCCGGCGGATCCAACATCGCCGAGTACGCCGTCGTCGCCTGCCTGTTCACGGGCCTGGCGGGCGCGCTCTGGTATGGGATGCACATCAGCCGCCCGGCCACACCCGCCGTGCCCGCCCCGGTGGCGGCCGCGCCGGCTGCGGTCGCCAGGCCCGAGGCCCTGGCCGTGAAGGCCGCAGCCGAGGGAGGGGTCTTCGCGCCGCCGGGCGCCAGGGACATCCCCGATACCCCCATGGGCGAGTGGATACGCCGGGGCGAGGCCATCTTCCTGCGCACGCCCGCCAATGCCGTGGGCTTTTCGGGCAATACGCTCAACTGCGTGAATTGCCACCTGGACGCGGGCCGCCTGGCGGGCGCGGCGCCCATGTGGGGTGCCTACCCGCTGTACCCTGCCTACCGCAAGAAGACGAACCACGTGGACACCTTCGCCGAGCGCGTGCGCGGCTGCTTCATGTACAGCATGAACGGCAAGGCGCCCGACGACGGCCACGACATCCTCGTGGCGCTGGAGGCCTATGCCTACTGGATGGCCCAGAAGGCGCCCACGGGCGAGAAGCTGCCGGGCGCGGGCTTCACCAAGGTGGGCAAGGCTGCGCAGGAGCCCAGCTTCGAGCGCGGCGCCAAGGTCTACGAGGCCAAGTGCGCGCTGTGCCACGGCACGCAGGGCCAGGGCCAGGAGGCGGGTGGCGTGACCGTGTTCCCGCCGCTGTGGGGCAGGCAGTCCTACAACTGGGGTGCGGGCATGCACGAGGTGGACAAGGCCGCCAATTTCATCAAGAACAACATGCCCTACGGCAACCCCACGCTGGACGATCAGCAGGCCTGGGACGTGGCCACCTACATCAACAGCATGGAGCGCCCGCAGGACCCGCGTTTCACGGGCAATGTGGCCGATACGCGCAAGCAATTCCACGACACGCCCTATTCGCTGTACGGCACCGAAGCCGACGGGCGCCTGCTCAAGGGTCTTTGA
- a CDS encoding response regulator transcription factor — protein sequence MHVLLVEDNALVASGVRAGLQLQGFGVDTVASAGQADAAIRSSHFDACVLDLGLPDEDGLFLLARWRAQGVQVPVLVLTARDAVAQRIEGLQTGADDYLVKPFDLHELAARLHALLRRAAGRSVDWIELGEVRINPAAGHIQRQGRTVELSRREWSLLRALLQSPGRILSTEQLRDSLYGYSQDVESNAVNVHVHHLRRKLGHDLVETVRGEGYRLGLHP from the coding sequence ATGCATGTTCTCTTGGTGGAAGACAATGCCCTGGTGGCCAGCGGCGTGCGGGCCGGCCTGCAACTGCAGGGCTTCGGCGTGGATACCGTGGCCTCGGCGGGCCAGGCCGACGCCGCCATCCGCTCCTCGCATTTCGATGCCTGCGTGCTGGACCTGGGCCTGCCCGACGAGGACGGCCTGTTCCTGCTCGCGCGCTGGCGTGCCCAGGGGGTGCAGGTCCCCGTGCTGGTATTGACGGCGCGCGACGCCGTGGCCCAGCGCATCGAGGGCCTGCAGACCGGTGCCGACGATTACCTGGTCAAGCCCTTCGACCTGCACGAGCTGGCGGCGCGCCTGCATGCGCTGCTGCGCCGCGCGGCCGGCCGCAGCGTGGACTGGATCGAGCTGGGCGAGGTGCGCATCAACCCCGCCGCGGGCCACATCCAGCGCCAGGGCCGCACGGTGGAGCTGTCGCGCCGCGAGTGGTCGCTGCTGCGTGCGCTGCTGCAGTCGCCGGGCCGCATCCTGAGTACCGAGCAACTGCGCGACAGCCTCTACGGCTACAGCCAGGACGTGGAGAGCAACGCGGTCAACGTGCATGTGCACCATCTGCGCCGCAAGCTGGGCCATGACCTGGTGGAGACGGTGCGTGGCGAGGGCTATCGCCTGGGCCTGCACCCATGA
- a CDS encoding ATP-binding protein produces MMRSLRVRLLACLCLALCTLWGGVAAWMFADMRNELRSVLDDRLIASARMVAGIVHQFRPGREQPQDWSPMLNVIARDGVACEVSLVRGEVQPARPESALPQVLAKTEGSPVFPQSMPLGFSTIVKGGKPWRTYVLEDHGVRIATADRIDVREGLIHGFAYTIVLPFVLALLASMGLMWWAVTQGLRPLEALRRELARRPPGDDSPVAQGRQMRELAPLVGTLNQLLHRVRTAIERERRWSDDAAHELRTPLTAIKTHVQVAQMALAAPGMPAGLLAAPPGSMARDSLAQAGEGVEHLQHTLEQLLLLARLEQHEPGAASALACGDAPADALQALDKAWQLAVNAVNAGAPASAQRQWLDTHQQPGNGIWPLAVSEPLLVSALRNLLENALRHAPQHPVELAVRPICAMPGKTQQRGAGYVEFTVADHGPGLSAEECEEATRRFWRKRPQEHGSGLGLPIVQRIAECAGGGLLLQPRSLWRPEQGQASGLVARLYLPLADGPCPQAAAAGPLTPA; encoded by the coding sequence ATGATGCGCAGCCTGCGCGTGCGCCTGCTGGCCTGCCTGTGCCTGGCGCTGTGCACGCTGTGGGGCGGGGTGGCGGCGTGGATGTTCGCCGACATGCGCAACGAGCTGCGCAGCGTGCTCGATGACCGGCTGATCGCCTCGGCGCGCATGGTGGCCGGCATCGTCCACCAGTTCCGCCCCGGCCGCGAACAACCGCAGGATTGGAGCCCCATGCTCAACGTGATCGCTCGCGACGGCGTGGCCTGCGAGGTCAGCCTGGTCCGTGGCGAGGTCCAGCCCGCCCGCCCCGAATCGGCGCTTCCCCAGGTGCTGGCCAAGACCGAAGGCAGCCCGGTGTTTCCGCAGAGCATGCCGCTGGGCTTTTCCACCATCGTCAAGGGAGGCAAGCCCTGGCGCACCTATGTGCTGGAGGACCACGGCGTGCGCATCGCCACGGCCGACCGCATCGATGTGCGCGAGGGCCTGATCCACGGCTTCGCCTACACCATCGTCCTGCCCTTCGTGCTGGCCCTGCTGGCCAGCATGGGGCTGATGTGGTGGGCCGTGACCCAGGGCCTGCGGCCGCTGGAGGCCCTGCGGCGCGAACTGGCGCGCCGCCCGCCCGGTGACGATTCGCCCGTGGCCCAGGGCAGGCAGATGCGCGAGCTGGCGCCGCTGGTGGGCACGCTCAACCAGTTGCTGCACCGCGTGCGCACCGCCATCGAGCGCGAGCGCCGCTGGAGCGATGACGCCGCCCACGAGCTGCGCACCCCGCTGACCGCCATCAAGACCCATGTGCAGGTGGCGCAGATGGCGCTGGCGGCGCCCGGCATGCCTGCCGGCCTCCTGGCGGCGCCGCCCGGCTCCATGGCCCGCGATTCGCTGGCCCAGGCGGGCGAGGGCGTGGAGCACCTGCAGCACACGCTGGAGCAGTTGCTGCTGCTGGCACGGCTGGAGCAGCATGAACCTGGCGCCGCCTCCGCGCTGGCCTGCGGCGATGCGCCCGCCGATGCGCTGCAGGCGCTGGACAAGGCCTGGCAACTGGCTGTGAATGCCGTGAATGCCGGGGCACCTGCGTCAGCGCAGCGGCAATGGTTGGACACGCACCAGCAGCCCGGCAATGGCATCTGGCCGCTGGCCGTCTCCGAGCCTCTGCTGGTCTCGGCCCTGCGCAATCTGCTGGAAAACGCCCTGCGTCATGCGCCGCAGCATCCCGTGGAACTGGCCGTGCGCCCCATTTGCGCCATGCCGGGCAAGACGCAGCAGCGGGGCGCGGGCTATGTGGAGTTCACCGTGGCCGACCATGGCCCGGGGCTGAGCGCCGAGGAATGCGAAGAGGCCACGCGCCGCTTCTGGCGCAAGCGTCCCCAGGAGCATGGCAGCGGCCTGGGACTGCCCATCGTGCAACGCATCGCCGAATGTGCAGGCGGTGGCCTGCTGCTGCAGCCGCGCAGCCTGTGGCGGCCGGAGCAGGGCCAGGCCAGCGGCCTGGTCGCGCGCCTGTACCTGCCGCTGGCCGACGGCCCGTGTCCGCAGGCAGCGGCCGCCGGCCCATTAACGCCGGCTTAA